The Bos taurus isolate L1 Dominette 01449 registration number 42190680 breed Hereford chromosome 13, ARS-UCD2.0, whole genome shotgun sequence genome contains a region encoding:
- the FAM110A gene encoding protein FAM110A isoform X2 yields MPVDTLTPGARDTPALPIRLRTKVPGYLLRRPADGGARKPSAVERLEADKAKYVKSLHVANTRQEPVQPLLCKQPLFSPGTRRTVLTPSRRALPGPGCRPQLDLDILSSLINLCDSPVSPAEASRTPGRAEGARQPPLATPPRPPPSIAAVRRVDVLPLPASPIQPCPSPGPAAASSPVRPPGLQRSKSDLSERFSRAAADLERFFNFCGLDPEEARGLGVAHLARASSDIVSLAGPSAGPASSEGGCSRRSSVTVEERARERVPYGVSVIERNARVIKWLYGLRQARETPAAEC; encoded by the coding sequence ATGCCTGTGGACACGCTGACTCCGGGAGCCCGGGACACCCCTGCTCTACCTATCCGCCTACGGACCAAGGTTCCTGGCTACCTGCTCCGGCGGCCAGCGGACGGTGGAGCCCGGAAACCTAGTGCTGTTGAGCGCCTGGAGGCCGACAAGGCCAAGTACGTCAAGAGCCTGCATGTGGCCAACACTCGTCAGGAGCCTGTGCAGCCCTTGCTGTGCAAACAGCCCCTCTTCAGCCCTGGAACTCGCCGCACCGTGCTCACACCTAGCCGCCGAGCCCTGCCTGGTCCCGGCTGCCGGCCCCAGCTGGACTTGGACATCCTTAGCAGCCTCATCAACTTGTGTGATAGTCCTGTGTCCCCTGCCGAGGCCAGCCGTACCCCTGGACGGGCTGAGGGGGCCAGGCAGCCTCCCCTGGCCACACCTCCACGCCCACCACCGAGTATTGCTGCAGTCCGACGAGTGGATGTCCTGCCCCTGCCGGCATCACCTATCCAGCCCTGCCCATCGCCAGGCCCTGCCGCTGCCTCTAGCCCAGTCCGGCCCCCAGGTTTGCAACGCTCCAAGTCGGACCTGAGTGAGCGCTTCTCACGGGCAGCAGCTGACCTGGAGCGATTCTTTAACTTCTGTGGCCTGGACCCGGAGGAGGCGCGGGGATTGGGTGTGGCCCACCTAGCTCGGGCCAGCTCAGACATCGTGTCGCTGGCGGGGCCCAGTGCTGGGCCAGCCAGCTCCGAGGGGGGCTGCTCCCGCCGCAGCTCTGTCACCGTCGAGGAGCGGGCTCGGGAGCGTGTCCCCTATGGCGTGTCAGTGATAGAGCGCAACGCCCGCGTAATCAAATGGCTGTATGGGTTGCGGCAGGCGCGAGAGACTCCAGCAGCTGAATGCTAG
- the FAM110A gene encoding protein FAM110A isoform X1, whose product MKRNPLWSPAASFLLGFLSSYFSSLLRQKPSGNVTAMPVDTLTPGARDTPALPIRLRTKVPGYLLRRPADGGARKPSAVERLEADKAKYVKSLHVANTRQEPVQPLLCKQPLFSPGTRRTVLTPSRRALPGPGCRPQLDLDILSSLINLCDSPVSPAEASRTPGRAEGARQPPLATPPRPPPSIAAVRRVDVLPLPASPIQPCPSPGPAAASSPVRPPGLQRSKSDLSERFSRAAADLERFFNFCGLDPEEARGLGVAHLARASSDIVSLAGPSAGPASSEGGCSRRSSVTVEERARERVPYGVSVIERNARVIKWLYGLRQARETPAAEC is encoded by the coding sequence CCGTTGTGGAGTCCAGCTGCCAGCTTTCTGCTTGGATTTCTGTCTTCTTATTTCTCCAGTCTCCTCAGACAGAAGCCCTCGGGGAATGTAACAGCCATGCCTGTGGACACGCTGACTCCGGGAGCCCGGGACACCCCTGCTCTACCTATCCGCCTACGGACCAAGGTTCCTGGCTACCTGCTCCGGCGGCCAGCGGACGGTGGAGCCCGGAAACCTAGTGCTGTTGAGCGCCTGGAGGCCGACAAGGCCAAGTACGTCAAGAGCCTGCATGTGGCCAACACTCGTCAGGAGCCTGTGCAGCCCTTGCTGTGCAAACAGCCCCTCTTCAGCCCTGGAACTCGCCGCACCGTGCTCACACCTAGCCGCCGAGCCCTGCCTGGTCCCGGCTGCCGGCCCCAGCTGGACTTGGACATCCTTAGCAGCCTCATCAACTTGTGTGATAGTCCTGTGTCCCCTGCCGAGGCCAGCCGTACCCCTGGACGGGCTGAGGGGGCCAGGCAGCCTCCCCTGGCCACACCTCCACGCCCACCACCGAGTATTGCTGCAGTCCGACGAGTGGATGTCCTGCCCCTGCCGGCATCACCTATCCAGCCCTGCCCATCGCCAGGCCCTGCCGCTGCCTCTAGCCCAGTCCGGCCCCCAGGTTTGCAACGCTCCAAGTCGGACCTGAGTGAGCGCTTCTCACGGGCAGCAGCTGACCTGGAGCGATTCTTTAACTTCTGTGGCCTGGACCCGGAGGAGGCGCGGGGATTGGGTGTGGCCCACCTAGCTCGGGCCAGCTCAGACATCGTGTCGCTGGCGGGGCCCAGTGCTGGGCCAGCCAGCTCCGAGGGGGGCTGCTCCCGCCGCAGCTCTGTCACCGTCGAGGAGCGGGCTCGGGAGCGTGTCCCCTATGGCGTGTCAGTGATAGAGCGCAACGCCCGCGTAATCAAATGGCTGTATGGGTTGCGGCAGGCGCGAGAGACTCCAGCAGCTGAATGCTAG